Within the Acidobacteriota bacterium genome, the region ACAGGGGCTGGTTCAGGAGGCTACTGGTTGAGCTGGCAGCCTCCTGCGACTTTGGCTACCAGGCCTTCACGCCATGTTGCTCGGCGAAGTAGAAGAGCAGATCCACATTCCCCGGCGCATACCCTAACTCCCGCAGCAGCACCGCAACCTGCCCGCGATGGTGGACCGCGTGGTTGGCGGTGTGGTGCAGGAGCTCGCCTACCGGCATGGAGCGGATGGCGCCGCCGGCTCCGGGGTATTCGGCGGAGCGTTGGAGATCTTCTTCGTCTAGCTCAGCCAGAAACTCGCGCACGGAGCCCTCGACCCGGCGCCACTCTTCGATCAGGGAAGCAGCGGTGGGATAGGCAGCCGCTTCCAGCTTGGGCCCCCGCGCCGGGCCTCCGCAGCGCTCCAGCCAGCCCCGCTCCGTGCTCAGGACGTGCACCAGGGTGTTGCGGATGGAGCCGTAGCTCCCCGCCACCGGGCGAGTGAACTCGTCGGGGGAGAGCTGCTCGATGACTCGGAAGAGCTTCTCGTTGGCCCAGTAGCTGTAGTCGAAGAGGGTTTGGAGGTCGTGGATCTTCATGGGTTAGGGTACGCCTTATGAAGCAGTGGAGAGGGAGCTTGAGGATCGCCGGTAGGCTGAGCCACGAGCATACAGCGGTCTCACCCAGGCCCTTCGGCAGAAGGCCTGAGTCGGTGTCCGGATGGAGCCTGGCGTGACAGAGCGAACCGTCTGGGCCGCCTACCTTGTTCTCCAAGCGATTCTGGGCGTCGCCTGGTGGGGCATGTTGCTCGCCTGGCCTGAGTCCCGCGGCTTCTTCCTGGCGGCTGGGGAGCCGGAAGGGGTGCTGTTTTCCTTTTGGCTCGCCGAAATCGCGAGCTTCGTCGGAGGGTCGGCGGTCTGCGGCTGGTTGGTGCTCCGGGGCAGCGCCAGCGCCCAAGTGGCCCTGTGGCTCACCGCCGGCGCGGTGCTCTACGCGGCGCTCTATTGCCTCGGACGAAGCCTGCTGACGGGCGATGCCTGGCTGGCCACGCTGCTGATGCTCGGACCGGCCGCCCTGACGACCCTCGCCGCCGCTCGCCATGGCTAGCTTCAATCCTCTCCGCTTCTTCCGAAGGGCCGCGCAGGGCAGCGCCGCGCGGAATCTGGTGAAGACGGGGCTGCAGACGGTGCTCTTTTGGAGCTTCTTTCTGCTGGTCATGCCGTGGGCGCTGATCGAGGTCGAGCGGGCGCTGGGCATTCCCCGGCTCTCCTTCAGCCTTCCTCCGGCGATTCCCTGGACGGTGTTCGCCCTGGCGGGAACCCTCGGACTGCTCAGCGGCGCGACCATGGCAGTAGCGGGCTTGGGAACGCCCCTACCGATGGACGGAGCCCGGCGGCTGGTCACCACCGGACCCTACGCCCACATCCGCAACCCCATGACCGTCGCGGGGCTGACCCAAGGAGCCTGCGTCGGCGTTTGGCTGCACTCGCCGCTGACCCTGGCGTACGTGCTGGCGGGCGGTATGATCTGGAACTTCTTCGTGCGCCCCATCGAGGAACGGTACCTGGAAGCCGAGTTCGGTGCGCCGTTTCGGAGGTACCGAGAAGCGGTACCCTGCTGGTGGTTCCGCCTGCGGGCCTACGAACCGACGGATCGCCCGGGCACCTAAATCACTTCTCCTCGCACACTCCCCCTCCCTCGATCCGGAGCTACAACTGAGACTGGATGACACGATGACCAACCCAAACCAACCTCTCGACTCCACGGCCCTCGACCTCACCGACGAAGAGCACGACCTCCTCCGCCGCTGCTTCGACGACGCCATCACCCACCGGCGGATCCGCAGCGTGATCATTGCGGCGACTCTGTTCGGGGTACTGCTGGCAGCCGTTGGCTTCTTCACCGACTTCCAGCTAGCGGTGACCCTCATCGCCCTGGTCTACGTGGCCGTCACGACCCTGGAGAAGGTTGCCTTTGGGCGGTCGGTGTTGCTCTACAAGGGGCTGGTGCGCAAGCTGGCGCTGCAGGTGGGGGATCTGTGGGAAGAGGATCCGGCCGGGCGGCCCGAAGTGGGCCAGCCCGGCCAGGGTGGTTGAGAGTTGGACCTTGCCGATTGAGCGAGGATAACCCCGGGCGGGTTAGCGGATCTGCTGAGGGTACAGATCCATGGTGTGGAGCGAGAAATTCTTCATCTCCCCAGCAAAGGGAAACTCATAGGTGAATTGCTTGGCCCCCAAACTGACGGGGCGGGGACTGGTTTCCGCCGGGACGATCAAGTTCGTCTCGACGATGGGCTGGTTGCCGACGAAAAGCCGGACGGTACTCGCAGCACTACCACCTCGCCACCAGTTGCGGACGGTGAAGGCCACTCGGTGCCATTGCCCAGATGCAATGGGCTGACCGCTGACGAGAATCGTATTCGGCCCGTTGTTCTCTCCCGTAATGTTGAGGGCAACGGTGCCATCCGGGCGCAGCACAAGCTTCCAGGCCCCTTGGCTCGAAGCGAGCATCTGCTTGACGTTGGTTTGATCCGGCTTGACATCGACCACGAAGCTGAAGTGGGTGTCATGAAAATTCTTCCGCTCGTCGTAAGTCAGATGAAGTAGGCCATCGGTGCCGTCGAATTGATAGATGTCCTCTCCGGAATTGGGATCGGTGGTCACCGTCACTCCTGCATTCGTCGAGCTAGCGGTGGGAGTCAAAGGGATCCTCGACTGCTCCTTTCTCCACAGCATGTATTCCTGATAGAGCCACGAGGTAATGAGCGGCTCGGCAAGCGAAAGGTCCGATTGCTCGTAAGGATCCAGGTCAATATTGAACAGATACGTATGATGATCCCCTCCCACAGTCGGCTCGACTACGAGCTTCCACTGGTCTTGGCGCATCGCGCCCCAGTTTAGAACGTTGCTGGTCGACTGGAATTCGCTCTTAGAAAACCGGGACTCCCAAAAGCGAGGGATGGATTGGGGAGAATAGGTCCCTCCTTTGAGCAGCGAAGCGAAGCTGCGCCCGTCAACGGGCAAGGACAGAGGGTCACCGCCGCCGAGGTCGAAGAAGGTCGGGAACCAATCGAAGCTGTAGAGCAGCGAATCGTCTTCCTGGTTCGCAGCCAAGTTCCCATCCCAACGGACGATCAGGGGGGCGCGGATTCCTCCCTCGAAGGTCTCGGGCTTGGAGCCTCGGAAAGGTCCATTGGGGCCATGCCAAGACTGATGGGTCCCGCCGTTGTCGCTGGTAACGATGAAGAGCGTGTCGCTCATTAGATCCAGCTCTTCCAGCTTGTCCACCAAGCGACCGATCTGATAGTCGACAAAACAGACGAGAGCGTCGAAGTTCTGCCGTTCCTCAGTGTCGCCCTGCGGGTCCTCGATCCCCGGGGGACAATATTCCGGCAGATATTTGTGCCGATCCTCAGGAGGCACCGAGGCGGTGATGACCGGGGGCGGGTCCAAGGGCGTGTGGGGAGCCCAGTACCAGAGATTGAGGAAGAAAGGACGAGGGTCTACGTTGATCAAATGGTCCTCGAAGAAATCTATCGCTTCGTCGGTCAGCACCTGGGTGGCGTGGCTATCTTGAAAGGTTAGAGTCACCGCACATTCGAATTCGACCTCCGGATCGGTCCGGTCATCCCGAATCAAGCGGCGGGAGCGCTCAAAGCCCATGCCGCAGGGCCCATGATGAGGCTCTAGAATGCCCAAGTGCCATTTGCCGATATGCCAGGTTGCATAGTCGATGTTCGGCAGCGCTAGAACTTGAGGAAGGGTCGGAATAGTGGAGGGGATCGAGCGAGGAGCGTCGTCCGGAACTCCTACGTCGATGCCGAAGGTAATAGGGTCGAGGCCGGTAAGGACTGAAGCTCGCGTGGGACTGCAACGAGCCCCCATAGTGTGGTAGTTCGTAAAATTAAAGCCCTGAGATGCCAGAGTATCCATCTCCGGCGTCGGGTTAGTGCCTCCGTTGACTCCCACGTCCGCCCAACCCAGATCGTCGAGCATGATGAAAACGATATTCGGTGAATCCGACTGACCATAGAGACTCGGGGCAGACCAAAGTAGACAGAGCACTAGTGCAAGATATTTGAGTTCGCTGCGCATCGGCAAATCTCCCTTCTCCGCCCGCTCGGGATGAGCAGAACGGACCCGATTTACTTGGAAGCCCGAACCCAGAGATGTCAGTAAAGAATGCAGCCAGGGAAGATTAACAGCAAAGAATTATTGTAGCCAATAACAGAAGATTAACAGCGAGAAATCAAGTCTCGCCTGCAGAATCATCGAGAGAGGGAAAGTGATCGAGGGGTTCAGCCAACACCCAACGCGTAGGGGGACTCTTCGTACCCCCCGTCGTACACCACCTTGCCGTAGTCCAGCTTGAGGATGCGGTCGGCGAGGTTGTAGTAGCGGTCGTCGTGGCTGATGACGAAGATGGTTTTGCCGCGGTTTTGGAGGTCCGGGAGGATGCGGCGGTAGAAGATCTCGCGGAAGTGGGGGTCTTGGTCGGCGGCCCATTCGTCGAAGACGTAGACCGGGCGGTCTTCCAAGTAGGCGGTGAGGAGGGCGACGCGTTTTCGCTGGCCTTGGGAGAGGGAGGTGGTGGAGAGCTCGCCGCCGGCGACTTCGACGATGCCTTCGAGCTCCAGCTGGCGCAGGTACTCCGCCGCCTTCTCGTCCAGATGAGGATCGTCGAGACCGAGTAGGGCGTCAAAAAGATGGGGGACGGCGAAGACCGTCGAGAAGAGCTGACGGTACTCCTCCATCTCCGACGGATCCAAAGCCCGGTCGCCGAGCCGCAGCTCGCCGCCGCTGGGCGGGTAGAGGCCCACCAGGATGCGCAGGAAGGTGGTCTTGCCGCTGCCGTTGCCGCCCACCAGGAAGACCAGCTCGCCAGGCTCGAAGGTTAGATCGAGAGGCCCCAGCACAAAGCGGCCGTCGGCGTCACCGTAGTCGTAGCTGACGCCGCGGAGGTGCAGCGTGTCCCAGGCTAGGGAGGACTCCGCCCGCGGCCTCTCGGTGGTGACGGGCTGCTCCAGGGAGAGCTGGAGATGCTCCACCTTCTGCAACGCTACCGAGGCCTGGCCGAAGGTGGGCAGCGAGTTGAGCACCCCCTGGAGGGGATTCATCATGTAGAGCAGGATGATGGTGTAGCCGAGGATGGCGCGGTTGTCGACGCCCAGCCAGGCGGCGCCGCCCAGGGCCAGGACGCCGATGACCACGAAGAAGAGCAGCGCTCCCCAGCTGGCGGCGGCGCTGAAGATGGTCATGGCGGCGACGTGGAGGCGGAAGAGGCCGCGGCTGCAGGCTTCCACCAGGCCGACGAAGGCGTGGGCGCGGCGGCGGTGGAGCTTGAGCTCCTGAATGCCTTCGGTGAGGGAGCGGAAGCGGTTGAAGAGCACGTCCTGCTCTTCCCGGGCCTGGGCGAAGCGGCGCTCCCCCGCCAGCAGCGGCAGCTGGTAGGTGACGATGCCCACCGCCATCACCGCCAGCAGCATCAGCAGGAGCGGCGGTGACAGCCAGCCCAGGTAGACCAGACAGCCGAGGATGATGGAGCTGCCGACGCTCAAGGTGGGGATCTGCACCATGCCCTCGCTGATGGCGCCGACGTCATGGGTGAGGGTGGCCAGCAGGCGGTGGCTGCCCAGCTGCTCCAGGCGGCCCAGGGGGGTGGCGAGGATCGAGCGGGTGAGCTGCACCTGGAGCTCCAGCACCAGGCGCTGGCCGAGGCGCACCAACAGGACGTCGGAGACCACCCGGCTCACCGCCACCAGCGCCAGCAGGCCGACGAAGCCCCAAATCACCCGCAGCGAACCAGCGGCGGCCTCCGGCTCCTCGACGATGGAGTGGATCATGGCCAGCAGCCCGGCGCTGCTGGAACCACTGAGCAAGCCGGCCAGCACCGCGACGAAGAGCGGACCCGGGGCTCGGCGAAGAAGGAAACGAAGAATTCTCACGGGGCGCCACCCAAGACGGTCGAGAACAGATCAGGCGAATACAAATCAGACCCGGACAAATCAGAGAAAGCCCAGCGGCGGACGAGGCATAGCATACCCGCCCCGCTCCCCAGCGGCAGCGTTGACGGCAACAGCGGCAGTGGAATCGGCTTCTCGGCCCGCGCGTGTCCTAATCTGGGCTCCGAGGGGCACACCTGTACCGAGTCGTCCAAGACTGGGGCTTGGGGATGGCCGCCGGCCGGTCGCCGGAGCCTCCAACGGACTCGGGCGAGCCAAGCCGTTGAAGCTCCGGAGCACAGTCCTAGAGCGCCGCGCTCAGTCTTCGGTGCGCCGCGGTATCTTCGTCCAGCGCAACATGCGACGCTTCGATCCGTCTAAAGAGCAGGGAGTCCCTGAATGCTGAGCAAAGATCTTCAACACGCCCTCCGTTCGCTGGCCCGCCGGCCGGCCTTCACCGGCCTCGTGGTCGCCGTCCTTGCCCTGTGCATCGGCGGCAGCGCGCTGATGCTCAGCGCGGTCAACGCCCTGGGCATCAATCCCCTGCCCTATGAGGACGCAGAAGATCTCGTGGTGTTGCAGGAGACCTACCTGCCCAGCGGCGGCGTGGCCTACAGCCCGTCCTACCGCAACGCTCAGGATTGGGACGAGCAGAACGAGGTCTTCGAGGAGATGGCGTCGTTCATGCACTACCGCTACCGAGTGATGTTCACCGGCAGCGCGGCGGAGCGGCTGCGGGTCAATTACACCGAGGCGAAGTATTTCCGCCTGCTGGGGGTGGAGACCGCCCAGGGCCGCACCTGGACCGATGAGGAGGACCGCCAGGGAGCGGCGGTGGCGCTGATCAGCCATCGCCTGTGGCGCGACCGCTTCCGGGAGGCGGAGGACATCCTGGAGCAGAACATCTCCCTGGACGGCGGTACCTACGCCATCATCGGCGTGCTGCCGGAAGACTACGTGGACATTCCCCTCTCCTTCGAGGACCACGCGCCGCACCAGCCGGTGGATCTGTGGATGCCCCTCACTACCACCACCGAGGTCTTCGGACCCGGCGTGCTGGAAGACCGCATGTCGAAGTCCATGGGCGGCATCCTGGCCCGGCTGAAGCCCGGCGTCAGCCTGGAGGCCAGCCGCGAGGAGATGGACCGCATCGCCGGAGTCCTGGCTCAGGAGTACCCGGTCAACGAGGAGTACGGAGCGCTGGTCAACAGCCTCAAATGGTACGTCTTCGGCAACCTCGACCGCACCCTCAACCTGCTCTTCGCCGGCTCCCTCTTCGTGCTGCTCATCGGCTGCATCAACGTCGGCAGCCTGATCCTGGTGCGCGCCCACAACCGCCACCGGGAGCTGGCTCTGCGCTCCGCCCTCGGCGCCAGCCGCCGCCAGCTGATGCGCCAGGTGCTGCTGGAGGGGCTGCTGCTGGCGCTGGCCGGCGGCGCCGTAGGCTGCCTGCTGGCGGTGTGGGGAGCTCAGGTGATGCCCGCCGCCCTGGCCCTGCCGCCGCTGGTGAGCGTCGAGGTGGACCTGACGGTGCTGGCGGTGCTGGCGGCTCTGACCCTGCTCACCAGCCTGGTGGTGACCCTGCCGGCGGCGTTGCGGGTGGGCGGCCTGGAGCTGATGGACAGCCTGCGCCCCGCCGGCGGCCGGGAGCAAGGCTCCTCAGCCCTCAGCCGCAGCCTGCGCCCCCTGCTGGTGGTGGAGATCGCCACCGCCGTGGTGCTGCTGGTGGCGGCGGGGCTGCTGTGGAAGAGCTTCCAGGATCTGCACCAGCGGGGCATGAACTACGACAGCGAGAATCTCACCGCCATGCGCCTGGAGCTGGTGGGGGACGAGGTGGCGGATTGGTCCAACGTCTTCGCCCGCTACCGCCAGATCCTGGAGGCCGCCCGGGACCTCCCCGCCACCGAAGACGCCCTGCTCTGGTACCCCGGCATTCCGGGGATCAACGGCACCATCCTCGAGGTCTATCCCGAGGGACAATCGCCGGAGGATGGCCGGCTGCAGGCGGATCTGCACCTGGTCAGCGCCGACGCCCTGGCGGCGCTGGGCATCCCGCTGATCAAGGGCCGGGAGATCAACAGCGGCGACGACACCCAGGCGACCCGGGCGGCGGTGATCAGCGACGGCTTCGCCGAGCTCATGTGGCCGGGGCAGGAAGCCATCGGCAAGCGTTTCCGCGGCCGGGTGGAGGCACCCTGGACCACGGTGGTGGGGGTCTATCCCCAGGAGGCCCTGGCCTATCGGCTGAGCGGCGAGTCCAACCCCACCGTCCTGCTTTCCATGTCCCAGCTCGGTCCGGCCAACTTCGCCCTGCTGGTGCGCAGCTCCGCTCCCCCGGGGGAGGTCGCCCGCCAGCTGCGGGAGATGGTGACCAGCATCAGTCCGTCCATCCCCGTCTTCGACATCGCCACCATCGAGCAGCGGCTGCGGGCGGAGGAGGAAGAGGAGCGCTTCAGCACCACCCTCATGGGGCTCTACGCCGGCCTGGCGCTGGTGCTGACCATCCTCGGGGTCTACGGCACCCTCTCCTATTCGGTGGCCCGCCGCACCCACGAGCTAGGCATCCGGCGCGCCCTCGGCGCCCAGAAGGGCCAGCTCTTCCAGCTGGTCTTCGGCAACGCCGCGGTGCTGCTGGTGATGGGCCTGGGCCTCGGCCTCTTCGCCGCCTGGGCGCTGGCCCGGGTGCTCTCGGATCTCTTGGAAGGCGTGCTGCACTTCGATTTGACCACTTACTTCCTGGTTTCCCTTGTCATCGCCACCGTAGTCCTCGTCGCCAGCTATTTCCCGGCGCGGCGGGCCATCCAGGTGGATCCTCTGATCGCTTTGAAGGAAGAATGAACCATGGCGAGCATCCTGTCCCTGCACACCCGCCACGACGCCAACGTGACGGTCTCCGTCGACGACCAGGTTCGGCTGATCCTGGAGTGTGAGCGCCTTTTCGGCCAGCGCTATTTCGCCTACTCCCGGGAGCCGGAGGAATTCCGGGTTCAGCTCGACCGCACGCTGGAGACCGTGGGCCGCCTCACCGGCGTCGAGAGCTTCGACTTCTGCATCGGCAATTGGATTCCCGAAGAGCACCAGCCGGTGATTCAGGAGCACGTCCCCGCCCGCCGCTTCGTCGAGACCACCCACCACCGCGCCCACGCCGCCGGCACCTATGCCCTCTCGCCCTTTGACGAGTGCCTCATCGTCTCCATCGACGGCGGCGGCAACGACGGCTGGATCAATCTCTATCAGGGGAGCAAGGGCCGAGTACGGCTGTTGAAGCGCATCGACACCAACCTCGGCGGCTGCTACCGCTTCCTGGGCAATTTCATCGCCGAGATTCGCTCCCGCAAGGCCTTCCAATTCACCTTCGGTCTGGACATCGCCGGCAAGCTCATGGGCCTGGCCGCCTACGGCCGGCGGGACGAAAAGCTCCTGGCAGCCATCCGCAAGGCCATGCGCTCCTTCCAGCACCCCACGGACCTGGAGGCCTTCGCCCGGGAGGCGGGCATTCCCTTCGAGGTCGACTGTCTGGAAGGCCAGGCCGGCCGCGATCTGGCGTGCAACGTTCAGCTGGCCATGGAAGAGCTGATGGAAGAAGTCTTCCGGGAGAACCGCGACCTGCTGGAGACCCGCAATGTCTGCCTCACCGGCGGCTGCGCCCTCAACGTGCTGAGCAACAGCAACCTGGCGCGCAAATACCCCGACTACAACTTCTATGTGCCGCCCAACTCCAACGACTGCGGCATCGCCCTGGGGAGCCTGTGCGACCTCTTCCCCCAGACCCGGGTGGAGGAATGCGCCTGGGACGGCGTGCCGCTCCTCGACGAAG harbors:
- a CDS encoding DinB family protein — translated: MKIHDLQTLFDYSYWANEKLFRVIEQLSPDEFTRPVAGSYGSIRNTLVHVLSTERGWLERCGGPARGPKLEAAAYPTAASLIEEWRRVEGSVREFLAELDEEDLQRSAEYPGAGGAIRSMPVGELLHHTANHAVHHRGQVAVLLRELGYAPGNVDLLFYFAEQHGVKAW
- a CDS encoding isoprenylcysteine carboxylmethyltransferase family protein encodes the protein MKTGLQTVLFWSFFLLVMPWALIEVERALGIPRLSFSLPPAIPWTVFALAGTLGLLSGATMAVAGLGTPLPMDGARRLVTTGPYAHIRNPMTVAGLTQGACVGVWLHSPLTLAYVLAGGMIWNFFVRPIEERYLEAEFGAPFRRYREAVPCWWFRLRAYEPTDRPGT
- a CDS encoding sulfatase-like hydrolase/transferase; its protein translation is MRSELKYLALVLCLLWSAPSLYGQSDSPNIVFIMLDDLGWADVGVNGGTNPTPEMDTLASQGFNFTNYHTMGARCSPTRASVLTGLDPITFGIDVGVPDDAPRSIPSTIPTLPQVLALPNIDYATWHIGKWHLGILEPHHGPCGMGFERSRRLIRDDRTDPEVEFECAVTLTFQDSHATQVLTDEAIDFFEDHLINVDPRPFFLNLWYWAPHTPLDPPPVITASVPPEDRHKYLPEYCPPGIEDPQGDTEERQNFDALVCFVDYQIGRLVDKLEELDLMSDTLFIVTSDNGGTHQSWHGPNGPFRGSKPETFEGGIRAPLIVRWDGNLAANQEDDSLLYSFDWFPTFFDLGGGDPLSLPVDGRSFASLLKGGTYSPQSIPRFWESRFSKSEFQSTSNVLNWGAMRQDQWKLVVEPTVGGDHHTYLFNIDLDPYEQSDLSLAEPLITSWLYQEYMLWRKEQSRIPLTPTASSTNAGVTVTTDPNSGEDIYQFDGTDGLLHLTYDERKNFHDTHFSFVVDVKPDQTNVKQMLASSQGAWKLVLRPDGTVALNITGENNGPNTILVSGQPIASGQWHRVAFTVRNWWRGGSAASTVRLFVGNQPIVETNLIVPAETSPRPVSLGAKQFTYEFPFAGEMKNFSLHTMDLYPQQIR
- a CDS encoding cyclic peptide export ABC transporter — encoded protein: MRILRFLLRRAPGPLFVAVLAGLLSGSSSAGLLAMIHSIVEEPEAAAGSLRVIWGFVGLLALVAVSRVVSDVLLVRLGQRLVLELQVQLTRSILATPLGRLEQLGSHRLLATLTHDVGAISEGMVQIPTLSVGSSIILGCLVYLGWLSPPLLLMLLAVMAVGIVTYQLPLLAGERRFAQAREEQDVLFNRFRSLTEGIQELKLHRRRAHAFVGLVEACSRGLFRLHVAAMTIFSAAASWGALLFFVVIGVLALGGAAWLGVDNRAILGYTIILLYMMNPLQGVLNSLPTFGQASVALQKVEHLQLSLEQPVTTERPRAESSLAWDTLHLRGVSYDYGDADGRFVLGPLDLTFEPGELVFLVGGNGSGKTTFLRILVGLYPPSGGELRLGDRALDPSEMEEYRQLFSTVFAVPHLFDALLGLDDPHLDEKAAEYLRQLELEGIVEVAGGELSTTSLSQGQRKRVALLTAYLEDRPVYVFDEWAADQDPHFREIFYRRILPDLQNRGKTIFVISHDDRYYNLADRILKLDYGKVVYDGGYEESPYALGVG
- a CDS encoding ADOP family duplicated permease — encoded protein: MLSKDLQHALRSLARRPAFTGLVVAVLALCIGGSALMLSAVNALGINPLPYEDAEDLVVLQETYLPSGGVAYSPSYRNAQDWDEQNEVFEEMASFMHYRYRVMFTGSAAERLRVNYTEAKYFRLLGVETAQGRTWTDEEDRQGAAVALISHRLWRDRFREAEDILEQNISLDGGTYAIIGVLPEDYVDIPLSFEDHAPHQPVDLWMPLTTTTEVFGPGVLEDRMSKSMGGILARLKPGVSLEASREEMDRIAGVLAQEYPVNEEYGALVNSLKWYVFGNLDRTLNLLFAGSLFVLLIGCINVGSLILVRAHNRHRELALRSALGASRRQLMRQVLLEGLLLALAGGAVGCLLAVWGAQVMPAALALPPLVSVEVDLTVLAVLAALTLLTSLVVTLPAALRVGGLELMDSLRPAGGREQGSSALSRSLRPLLVVEIATAVVLLVAAGLLWKSFQDLHQRGMNYDSENLTAMRLELVGDEVADWSNVFARYRQILEAARDLPATEDALLWYPGIPGINGTILEVYPEGQSPEDGRLQADLHLVSADALAALGIPLIKGREINSGDDTQATRAAVISDGFAELMWPGQEAIGKRFRGRVEAPWTTVVGVYPQEALAYRLSGESNPTVLLSMSQLGPANFALLVRSSAPPGEVARQLREMVTSISPSIPVFDIATIEQRLRAEEEEERFSTTLMGLYAGLALVLTILGVYGTLSYSVARRTHELGIRRALGAQKGQLFQLVFGNAAVLLVMGLGLGLFAAWALARVLSDLLEGVLHFDLTTYFLVSLVIATVVLVASYFPARRAIQVDPLIALKEE
- a CDS encoding carbamoyltransferase C-terminal domain-containing protein, giving the protein MASILSLHTRHDANVTVSVDDQVRLILECERLFGQRYFAYSREPEEFRVQLDRTLETVGRLTGVESFDFCIGNWIPEEHQPVIQEHVPARRFVETTHHRAHAAGTYALSPFDECLIVSIDGGGNDGWINLYQGSKGRVRLLKRIDTNLGGCYRFLGNFIAEIRSRKAFQFTFGLDIAGKLMGLAAYGRRDEKLLAAIRKAMRSFQHPTDLEAFAREAGIPFEVDCLEGQAGRDLACNVQLAMEELMEEVFRENRDLLETRNVCLTGGCALNVLSNSNLARKYPDYNFYVPPNSNDCGIALGSLCDLFPQTRVEECAWDGVPLLDEAGAGAFREKFSHRATNPAEMARLLANGRIIGVVQGKSEHGPRALGNRSILALPGYPGIKDTLNQKVKFREPYRPFAPVVAVEQVDRYFDLPADSPYMSFSADVRPEHREALAGITHADGSSRVQTLRREHNPLVYEILDELAALGHPAVLLNTSLNIKGKPIVSRLSEAAEILETTELDLVYYDGALFENPAAREEREAVVAGERGG